A window of Mycolicibacterium fluoranthenivorans contains these coding sequences:
- a CDS encoding L,D-transpeptidase, whose protein sequence is MSQQTRRKLAGAILVTGVVAGFCMSSPSAWADPEVAPDPGVVDAPPAPAPPDPFAFPANPVPPAPVDPPAPPPVDPLAPPPADPLAAPVDPMAPPGVIPAGTPAGQNPTPYTGQPVFAPPTFNPTNGAIAGAAKPIYINFARPIADRQMAQDAVHISSVPPVPGRFYWTTDTQLRWRPLAFWPAGTVVNIDAGGTKSSFRVPEQLIATVDDATHTMTVTRNGKVEKTFPVSMGRPDGKHETKNGTYYVLEKFPDIIMDSSTYGVPVNSAEGYKLHVQDAVRIDNSGIFVHSAPWSVADQGKRNVSHGCINLSAANAQWFYDNFGSGDAVVVKNSKGTYNAPDGASDWQMF, encoded by the coding sequence ATGTCGCAGCAGACGAGACGCAAGCTCGCCGGCGCGATCCTGGTGACCGGAGTGGTCGCAGGATTCTGTATGAGCAGCCCGTCTGCCTGGGCGGATCCCGAAGTCGCACCCGACCCCGGCGTCGTCGACGCCCCACCCGCGCCGGCACCGCCGGACCCGTTCGCGTTCCCGGCCAATCCTGTCCCGCCGGCCCCGGTCGATCCGCCCGCACCGCCGCCCGTCGATCCGCTGGCCCCGCCGCCGGCCGATCCGCTGGCCGCCCCCGTCGACCCGATGGCGCCCCCCGGGGTGATTCCCGCGGGCACCCCCGCCGGGCAGAACCCGACTCCGTACACGGGCCAGCCGGTGTTCGCGCCGCCGACGTTCAACCCCACCAACGGGGCGATCGCCGGAGCCGCCAAGCCGATCTACATCAACTTCGCGCGGCCGATCGCCGACCGGCAGATGGCCCAGGACGCGGTCCACATCTCATCGGTCCCGCCGGTGCCGGGCCGGTTCTACTGGACCACCGACACCCAGCTGCGCTGGCGGCCGCTGGCCTTCTGGCCGGCAGGCACCGTCGTCAACATCGATGCCGGGGGCACCAAGTCGAGCTTCCGGGTGCCCGAACAGCTCATCGCGACCGTCGACGACGCCACCCACACCATGACCGTCACCCGTAACGGCAAGGTGGAGAAGACGTTCCCGGTCTCGATGGGCCGGCCCGACGGTAAACACGAGACCAAGAACGGCACCTATTACGTGCTGGAGAAGTTCCCGGACATCATCATGGACTCCTCCACCTACGGTGTGCCGGTGAACTCCGCGGAGGGATACAAGCTGCACGTGCAGGACGCGGTCCGCATCGACAACAGCGGCATCTTCGTGCACAGCGCCCCGTGGTCGGTCGCCGATCAGGGCAAGCGCAATGTCAGCCACGGTTGCATCAACCTCAGTGCGGCCAACGCCCAGTGGTTCTACGACAACTTCGGCAGCGGTGACGCCGTCGTGGTGAAGAACTCAAAGGGCACCTACAACGCACCCGACGGTGCGTCCGACTGGCAGATGTTCTAA
- a CDS encoding FAD-binding oxidoreductase, whose translation MNALPDGRHFFRGDDGYEPARRATVWNARLPQRFPDVIVQAADVADVVAAVRYAAAHDVKVGIRSGGHSWAANHVRDGGLLLDVSRLDSCVVDVPAMTAVVGPGKGGSVLAVELAERGLFFPAGHCRGVAVGGYLLQGGYGWNSRVVGPACESVLGLEVVTADGEQVYCDARHHPELYWAARGSGPGFFGVVTAFHLRLYPKPPVCGSSLYVYPIETADEVFGWARAISADVDRRVELQIVTSSEIPGVGLRAPGIVLASPVFADTEEDAKAALALLDSCPVRDDALVAVPFAPADLPSWFEAVMSNYPSGHRYATDNMWTSAPATELLPGIRRIIETMPPHPSHFLWLNWGPSPARQDMAYSLEDEIYLALYTAWSDPADDTRYGDWARTNMAEMAHLATGVQLADENLGQRPARFATDASMARLDAVRAQYDPQGRFHSWMGRV comes from the coding sequence ATGAACGCCCTCCCCGACGGACGGCACTTCTTCCGCGGCGACGACGGGTATGAGCCCGCCCGCCGGGCGACGGTGTGGAATGCGCGCCTGCCGCAGCGCTTTCCGGACGTCATCGTGCAGGCGGCCGATGTCGCCGATGTGGTCGCGGCGGTGCGCTACGCGGCCGCCCACGACGTGAAGGTGGGTATTCGGTCGGGTGGGCATAGTTGGGCGGCCAACCATGTCCGTGACGGCGGTCTGCTGCTCGACGTCAGCCGGCTCGACTCGTGCGTGGTCGACGTGCCGGCGATGACGGCCGTCGTCGGACCGGGCAAAGGTGGCAGTGTGCTGGCCGTCGAGCTCGCCGAGCGGGGCCTGTTCTTCCCCGCCGGGCACTGCCGCGGGGTGGCGGTCGGCGGGTATCTGCTGCAAGGCGGCTACGGCTGGAACAGCCGGGTGGTGGGGCCGGCATGCGAGAGCGTACTGGGCTTGGAGGTGGTGACCGCCGACGGGGAGCAGGTGTACTGCGACGCCCGGCATCATCCCGAACTCTATTGGGCGGCAAGGGGGTCGGGTCCCGGCTTCTTCGGGGTGGTGACGGCCTTCCATCTGCGGCTCTATCCGAAGCCCCCGGTGTGCGGTAGCAGCCTCTACGTGTACCCGATCGAGACTGCCGACGAGGTGTTCGGCTGGGCGCGGGCTATCAGTGCCGACGTGGACCGGCGTGTGGAACTGCAGATCGTCACCTCGTCCGAGATCCCCGGCGTCGGACTGCGCGCCCCGGGTATTGTGCTCGCCTCACCGGTGTTCGCCGATACCGAGGAGGATGCCAAAGCCGCTCTGGCACTGCTCGATTCCTGCCCGGTGCGCGACGATGCGCTGGTCGCCGTCCCGTTCGCCCCGGCGGATCTGCCCAGCTGGTTCGAGGCAGTGATGAGCAACTACCCGTCCGGGCACCGCTACGCCACGGACAACATGTGGACGTCCGCCCCGGCGACCGAATTGCTGCCGGGCATCCGCCGGATCATCGAGACCATGCCGCCGCATCCCTCGCATTTCCTCTGGCTGAACTGGGGACCCTCACCCGCCCGCCAGGACATGGCCTACAGCCTGGAGGACGAGATCTATCTGGCGCTCTACACCGCCTGGTCCGACCCGGCCGACGACACTCGATACGGCGACTGGGCCCGTACGAACATGGCGGAGATGGCGCACCTGGCGACCGGGGTGCAGTTGGCGGACGAGAATCTGGGTCAGCGACCGGCGCGGTTCGCCACCGATGCGAGCATGGCGCGCCTCGATGCCGTTCGCGCCCAATATGATCCGCAGGGTCGTTTCCACAGTTGGATGGGGCGGGTCTGA
- a CDS encoding DAPG hydrolase family protein: MGYLGYRGDDAETQFGSFFRPEMAPLPRHVVHALEHGPQAGPVLPDFEDRLAEQGYQQTENGYGTVGDGGFTVAVRTDMPGVTPPMWQWWFGWHGCDARRYKLWHPRAHVSARWLDGRDDPTYLGRTSIVHEYIGSGFTRGAIQFVDPSVLGHTGLAITARLGSADIPVDIGWLVHQVRPTAEGAEMRSRFWMGGRHVALRGGMALADRALRPIAARQLPDPRDLLVHCAQEMNHLAGFLPELYGRCR; this comes from the coding sequence ATGGGCTATCTCGGTTACCGGGGCGACGACGCCGAGACGCAGTTCGGGTCCTTCTTCCGTCCGGAGATGGCGCCGCTACCCCGTCATGTGGTGCACGCCCTCGAGCACGGCCCGCAGGCCGGCCCGGTGTTACCCGATTTCGAGGATCGGCTCGCAGAGCAGGGCTATCAGCAGACCGAGAACGGTTATGGCACCGTCGGTGACGGCGGCTTCACGGTGGCCGTGCGCACCGATATGCCCGGTGTGACGCCGCCGATGTGGCAGTGGTGGTTCGGCTGGCATGGCTGCGACGCCCGGCGGTACAAGCTGTGGCATCCGCGTGCGCATGTCTCGGCGCGCTGGCTCGACGGTCGCGATGACCCGACCTATCTCGGGCGCACGTCGATCGTGCACGAGTACATCGGATCGGGATTCACCAGAGGCGCAATACAGTTCGTCGATCCGTCGGTTTTGGGGCACACCGGTTTGGCCATCACCGCGCGGCTGGGTTCGGCGGACATTCCGGTGGACATCGGCTGGCTGGTACATCAGGTCCGGCCGACCGCCGAGGGTGCGGAGATGCGCTCACGGTTCTGGATGGGTGGCAGGCATGTGGCGCTGCGCGGCGGGATGGCGTTGGCTGACCGAGCCTTGCGTCCGATCGCAGCCCGGCAGCTCCCCGATCCGCGTGACCTGCTGGTGCATTGCGCACAGGAGATGAACCATCTGGCCGGCTTTCTGCCGGAGCTGTACGGACGGTGCCGGTAG
- a CDS encoding Crp/Fnr family transcriptional regulator, translated as MNDVLARSGIFQGVAPDAAAALIAQLQQVSFPRGHAVFVEGEPGDRLYIITEGKVKIGRRTADGRESLITVMGPADMFGELALFDPGPRTSTVTTLTEVKAVTMDREALHAWVMGRPEIAEQLLRVLARRLRRTNSALSDLIFTDVPGRVAKQLLDIAKRFGRPEGNVLHVTHELTQEELAQLVGASRETVNKALSDFAQRGWIKLQGKTILIYDSARLAQRAK; from the coding sequence GTGAACGACGTTCTCGCGCGGTCCGGCATCTTCCAGGGGGTTGCTCCCGATGCTGCCGCCGCCCTGATCGCGCAGTTACAGCAAGTCTCATTCCCCCGCGGGCACGCCGTGTTCGTCGAGGGCGAGCCCGGCGATCGGTTGTACATCATCACCGAGGGCAAGGTGAAGATCGGACGCCGTACGGCGGACGGCCGGGAAAGCCTGATCACGGTGATGGGGCCGGCAGACATGTTCGGTGAGCTCGCCCTGTTCGACCCCGGGCCGCGCACCTCCACGGTGACCACCCTGACCGAGGTGAAGGCCGTCACGATGGACAGGGAAGCCCTGCACGCCTGGGTTATGGGTCGCCCCGAGATCGCCGAGCAATTGCTGCGCGTCCTGGCCCGCCGGCTGCGCCGCACCAACAGCGCGCTCTCCGACCTGATCTTCACCGATGTCCCCGGCCGAGTGGCCAAGCAGCTGCTCGATATCGCCAAGCGGTTCGGCCGGCCGGAGGGCAACGTCCTGCATGTCACCCACGAGCTCACCCAGGAGGAGTTGGCTCAACTCGTCGGCGCATCGCGCGAAACGGTCAACAAGGCCCTCTCGGACTTCGCGCAGCGCGGCTGGATCAAGTTGCAGGGCAAGACGATCCTGATCTACGACTCGGCCCGGTTGGCCCAGCGCGCGAAGTAG
- a CDS encoding DUF305 domain-containing protein produces MRALFSMALVAVAASVGACSSQTPAPAPVQTSAAPVITEAPAGSNAEDTTFGTDLMQLQQQAIQLARLAPTRSSNSDLVALANTVATGQQSESDTVKVLLVQWNDGASPSAAPGTAAPGALDPATVGRLESLHGQEFDTLWLQSMLGLHRAVIDLAQTEIAGGRNVDAQTLAKSILATRQAQVQQMQQMVG; encoded by the coding sequence GTGCGCGCTCTGTTCTCGATGGCCCTGGTGGCGGTGGCCGCGTCGGTCGGAGCCTGCTCCAGTCAAACGCCCGCCCCGGCGCCCGTCCAGACCAGTGCGGCACCGGTGATCACCGAGGCGCCCGCGGGCAGCAATGCCGAGGACACCACCTTCGGCACAGATCTGATGCAGTTGCAGCAACAGGCCATCCAATTGGCGCGGCTCGCGCCGACCCGTTCGTCGAACTCCGACCTGGTGGCACTGGCCAACACCGTGGCGACCGGACAACAGAGCGAGAGCGACACCGTCAAGGTGCTGTTGGTGCAGTGGAACGACGGCGCGAGTCCATCCGCGGCGCCGGGCACCGCGGCACCCGGCGCGCTCGACCCCGCCACGGTCGGGCGGCTCGAGTCGCTGCACGGCCAGGAGTTCGACACACTGTGGTTGCAGTCGATGCTCGGCCTGCACCGCGCCGTGATCGATCTGGCCCAGACCGAGATCGCCGGTGGGCGCAACGTCGACGCCCAGACACTGGCGAAATCGATTCTGGCCACACGCCAGGCGCAGGTACAGCAGATGCAGCAGATGGTGGGGTGA
- a CDS encoding metal-sensitive transcriptional regulator — MTDVNSGEHGYSSQKDNYAKRLRRIEGQVRGIAKMIEDDKYCIDILTQISAVNSALQSVALGLLDEHLGHCVTQAVAEGGTEADAKLAEASAAIARLVRS; from the coding sequence ATGACGGACGTGAACTCCGGTGAGCACGGCTACTCGTCGCAGAAGGACAACTACGCCAAGCGGTTGCGCCGGATCGAGGGGCAGGTCCGCGGCATCGCCAAGATGATCGAGGACGACAAATACTGCATCGACATCCTCACCCAGATCAGTGCCGTCAACAGCGCACTGCAATCGGTGGCACTGGGCTTGCTGGATGAGCATCTGGGTCACTGCGTGACCCAGGCGGTGGCCGAGGGCGGCACCGAGGCGGATGCCAAGTTGGCCGAGGCGTCGGCGGCCATCGCACGGCTGGTCCGGTCGTAG
- a CDS encoding IclR family transcriptional regulator: MPAAEQNREDGIQVLRRAAAALDEIATEPGRLRQVDLENRLGLAKSTVRRILLALTDIGYAAVDEAGRFSLGDRLVGLAGSDSAHLVAAFRPTLQRIADATGETVDLSVLRGREMWFIDQIESGHRLRAVSAIGVRFPIDGTANGKAAKAVLEGAAAEVQFDLDEHTPGISAAGIAGWTPGGQVVAISVPAPSDRFRANRSVIVKALRAARAPFQH; the protein is encoded by the coding sequence ATGCCCGCAGCGGAACAGAATCGCGAAGACGGAATTCAGGTCCTACGACGGGCCGCCGCAGCGCTCGACGAGATCGCGACCGAACCCGGCCGGTTACGTCAGGTGGACCTGGAGAACCGGCTGGGCCTGGCGAAATCCACGGTCCGACGGATCCTGCTGGCCCTCACCGATATCGGTTATGCCGCCGTGGATGAGGCAGGCAGGTTCAGCCTGGGCGACCGCCTCGTCGGCCTCGCCGGATCCGACAGCGCCCACCTCGTCGCCGCTTTCCGTCCCACCCTGCAGCGCATCGCCGACGCCACGGGTGAAACCGTCGATCTCTCGGTGCTGCGCGGACGCGAGATGTGGTTCATCGACCAGATCGAATCGGGTCACCGGCTTCGTGCGGTATCTGCCATCGGCGTGCGCTTTCCGATCGACGGAACCGCCAACGGCAAGGCCGCCAAAGCGGTACTGGAGGGTGCTGCCGCCGAGGTGCAGTTCGATCTGGACGAGCACACCCCGGGCATCTCCGCGGCGGGGATAGCCGGCTGGACGCCCGGCGGGCAGGTCGTGGCGATCTCGGTGCCGGCACCCAGCGACCGGTTCCGGGCCAACCGATCCGTGATCGTCAAGGCGCTGCGGGCAGCCCGCGCACCGTTTCAGCACTGA
- a CDS encoding O-methyltransferase produces MADPVAVDALFGELLQTEDEALRAARESAAVESMPAIEVSVQHGHLLQLLARIAGAGRVLEIGTLAGYSTICLARGVGPDGRVVTLEFDPRHAEVARKNFERAGVADRVEVIVGAALDTLPTLQGPFDLFFVDADKENNSAYVEWAVRLAAPGAVIVVDNVTRMGRVLEPEPSDVQARAVRDMLALMGRHPRLDAAAIQTVGTKGWDGFAVAVVT; encoded by the coding sequence ATGGCAGATCCGGTGGCGGTCGACGCCTTGTTCGGTGAGTTGTTGCAGACCGAGGACGAGGCGTTGCGCGCGGCGCGTGAGTCCGCGGCCGTGGAGTCCATGCCGGCCATCGAGGTGTCCGTGCAGCACGGTCATCTGCTGCAGTTACTGGCGCGGATCGCCGGGGCTGGGCGTGTGCTCGAAATCGGTACGCTGGCCGGGTATTCCACGATCTGTCTGGCCCGCGGTGTGGGCCCGGACGGGCGGGTCGTCACACTCGAGTTCGATCCGCGGCACGCCGAGGTCGCGCGAAAGAACTTCGAGCGCGCCGGGGTTGCGGACCGGGTCGAGGTGATCGTCGGTGCGGCGCTGGACACCCTGCCGACGTTGCAGGGTCCGTTCGACCTGTTCTTCGTCGACGCCGACAAGGAGAACAACAGCGCCTACGTCGAGTGGGCCGTCCGGCTCGCCGCACCGGGCGCGGTCATCGTCGTCGACAATGTCACCCGGATGGGCCGCGTCCTGGAACCGGAACCCTCGGATGTCCAGGCGCGCGCCGTACGCGACATGTTGGCCTTGATGGGCCGCCATCCCCGGTTGGACGCCGCGGCCATCCAAACCGTGGGCACCAAGGGCTGGGACGGTTTCGCCGTCGCCGTCGTGACCTAG
- the ilvD gene encoding dihydroxy-acid dehydratase produces MPSDSPTPDIKPRSRDVTDGLEKTAARGMLRAVGMGDDDWAKPQIGVGSSWNEITPCNMSLQRLAQAVKGGVHTAGGYPLEFGTISVSDGISMGHEGMHFSLVSREVIADSVETVVQAERLDGTVLLAGCDKSIPGMLMAAARLDLASVFLYNGSIMPGVAKLTDGTEKEVTIIDAFEAVGACARGLMSRADVDIIERAICPGEGACGGMYTANTMASAAEALGMSLPGSASPVAIDKRRDEYARRSGEAVVELLRRGITARDILTKEAFENAIAVVMAFGGSTNAVLHLLAIAWEAQVELTLADFTRVGQKVPHLADVKPFGRHVMKDVDEIGGVPVVMKALLDAGLLHGDCLTITGQTMAENLAHIEPPDPDGKVLRAMNNPIHPTGGITILHGSLAPEGAVVKSAGFDSDVFEGTARVFERERAALDALEDGTITHGDVVVIRYEGPKGGPGMREMLAITGAIKGAGLGKDVLLMTDGRFSGGTTGLCVGHIAPEAVDGGPIAFIKDGDKIRLDVANGKLDLLVDEAEFESRKVGFEPLPPVYKTGVLAKYTKLVGSAAVGAVCS; encoded by the coding sequence ATGCCCTCAGACTCCCCCACGCCGGACATCAAACCCCGTAGCCGCGACGTCACCGACGGCCTCGAGAAGACCGCCGCCCGCGGCATGCTCCGCGCGGTGGGCATGGGCGATGACGACTGGGCGAAACCGCAGATCGGCGTGGGTTCGTCGTGGAACGAGATCACGCCGTGCAACATGTCGCTGCAGCGGCTGGCGCAGGCGGTCAAGGGTGGCGTGCACACCGCCGGTGGCTATCCGCTGGAGTTCGGCACCATCTCGGTGTCCGACGGCATCTCGATGGGTCACGAGGGGATGCACTTCTCGCTGGTGTCCCGGGAAGTAATCGCCGACAGCGTCGAGACCGTCGTGCAGGCCGAGCGCCTCGACGGCACCGTGCTGCTGGCCGGCTGCGACAAGTCGATCCCCGGCATGTTGATGGCCGCCGCCCGGCTCGATCTCGCCTCGGTGTTCTTGTACAACGGCTCGATCATGCCGGGCGTCGCCAAGCTGACCGACGGCACCGAGAAGGAAGTCACCATCATCGACGCCTTCGAGGCGGTCGGGGCGTGTGCGCGCGGGTTGATGTCGCGTGCGGATGTGGACATCATCGAACGGGCGATCTGCCCGGGTGAGGGTGCCTGTGGCGGCATGTACACCGCCAACACCATGGCCTCTGCCGCCGAGGCGCTCGGTATGTCCTTGCCCGGCAGCGCTTCTCCGGTGGCCATCGACAAGCGCCGCGACGAGTACGCGCGCCGGTCCGGTGAGGCCGTCGTGGAGCTGCTGCGCCGCGGGATCACCGCCCGCGACATCCTGACCAAAGAGGCCTTCGAGAATGCCATCGCCGTCGTGATGGCATTCGGCGGTTCCACCAACGCCGTGCTGCACCTGCTGGCCATCGCGTGGGAGGCGCAGGTCGAGCTGACGCTCGCGGACTTCACCCGCGTCGGGCAGAAGGTGCCGCACCTGGCCGACGTCAAGCCCTTCGGCCGCCATGTGATGAAGGATGTCGACGAGATCGGCGGTGTCCCCGTCGTGATGAAGGCGCTGCTGGATGCCGGGCTGCTGCACGGTGACTGCCTCACGATCACCGGCCAGACCATGGCCGAGAACCTCGCCCACATCGAGCCGCCGGACCCCGACGGCAAGGTGCTGCGCGCGATGAACAACCCGATCCACCCCACCGGCGGGATCACGATCCTGCACGGCTCATTGGCACCCGAGGGCGCGGTGGTGAAGTCCGCGGGCTTCGACTCCGACGTGTTCGAAGGCACCGCAAGGGTTTTCGAACGGGAGCGCGCAGCACTCGACGCTCTTGAAGACGGCACCATCACCCACGGCGACGTCGTCGTCATCCGCTACGAGGGCCCCAAGGGCGGTCCGGGTATGCGCGAGATGCTCGCCATCACCGGCGCCATCAAGGGTGCGGGCCTGGGCAAGGATGTGCTGCTGATGACCGACGGCCGGTTCTCCGGCGGTACGACGGGCCTGTGTGTCGGGCATATCGCGCCCGAGGCCGTCGACGGTGGACCCATCGCGTTCATCAAGGACGGCGACAAGATCCGCTTGGACGTCGCGAACGGAAAGCTGGACCTGCTCGTCGACGAGGCCGAATTCGAGTCGCGCAAGGTCGGTTTCGAGCCGCTGCCCCCGGTGTACAAGACCGGCGTGCTGGCCAAGTACACCAAGCTGGTCGGCTCCGCTGCCGTCGGCGCAGTGTGTAGCTGA
- a CDS encoding TIGR04338 family metallohydrolase gives MTARDVQRAKVYAAEGFIRTMFDRAAQRGNGSVDFFGTALTLPPEGRFGSLDSVRRYVDDVLALPAVRERWPGAGPVTVRARRGLTAAHYEADTATMAVPDQHTTWALRELVVLHELAHHLCPEGAPHGREFVTTMGELAGVVMGPEVQHVLRVLYAKEGVQ, from the coding sequence GTGACCGCGCGGGATGTCCAGCGCGCGAAAGTGTATGCCGCCGAAGGATTTATCCGCACGATGTTCGACCGTGCCGCCCAGCGCGGCAACGGTTCGGTGGACTTCTTCGGCACCGCGCTGACGCTGCCTCCGGAGGGCCGGTTCGGCTCCCTCGATTCGGTGCGCCGGTACGTCGACGACGTGCTGGCCCTGCCCGCGGTCCGGGAGAGGTGGCCCGGCGCCGGCCCGGTCACGGTCCGGGCCAGACGGGGACTGACGGCCGCGCACTATGAGGCCGACACCGCGACCATGGCGGTTCCGGATCAGCACACCACCTGGGCGCTGCGGGAACTCGTGGTGCTACACGAGCTCGCCCACCATCTGTGCCCGGAGGGCGCGCCACACGGCCGGGAATTCGTCACGACGATGGGTGAGCTGGCCGGTGTGGTGATGGGACCCGAGGTGCAGCATGTACTGCGAGTGCTCTATGCGAAAGAAGGGGTGCAGTGA
- a CDS encoding HNH endonuclease signature motif containing protein, producing MSSTATSLAAGQRLEVLFDEIAELCGQRNAIDGRLVQIVAELEREELCGLTGVRSLSALVAWKTGVAPRNAETVVAVARRLQEFPRCTEALREGRLSLDQVGVIAERAAEGSDAHYAELAAVATVSQLRTAITMEPRPDPETPPESGPEVTTTFTGERYTTYRIRLPRLEAAKFDAALQSHHDALIAEHPADPADTGAEEAFPTRVDAFMSLVEAGWDTDVARRPHGQHTTVVVHLDIDKPVAALHLGPVLSENERRYLLCDATCEVWFERHGRPIGAGRTTRTISRRLRRALEHRDHCCVVPGCAATRGLHAHHLTHWEDGGLTELSNLVLLCPFHHRLHHRGGITLTGPADRLVVTDSEGRKLEGGALARPPTTPAPSVPSYPGPTGERAQWWWYQPFEPPPPPPTVN from the coding sequence ATGTCCAGTACCGCAACATCTTTGGCCGCCGGACAGCGGTTGGAGGTGTTGTTCGACGAGATCGCCGAGTTGTGCGGGCAGCGCAATGCGATCGACGGGCGCCTGGTGCAGATCGTGGCCGAATTGGAGCGCGAGGAGTTGTGTGGCCTGACCGGTGTGCGTTCCCTGTCGGCTCTGGTGGCCTGGAAGACCGGGGTCGCCCCGCGTAACGCCGAGACGGTCGTGGCGGTGGCACGGCGGCTGCAGGAGTTCCCGCGCTGCACCGAAGCCCTGCGCGAGGGCCGGTTGTCGTTGGATCAGGTCGGGGTGATCGCCGAACGTGCGGCCGAGGGCTCCGATGCGCATTACGCCGAACTCGCTGCGGTGGCCACGGTCAGCCAGTTGCGTACCGCGATCACGATGGAACCGCGACCCGATCCGGAGACACCGCCTGAATCAGGGCCTGAGGTCACCACAACCTTCACCGGGGAGCGGTACACGACTTATCGGATCCGGCTACCGCGGCTGGAGGCCGCGAAGTTCGACGCCGCGCTGCAGTCCCACCATGACGCGCTGATCGCCGAACACCCCGCCGACCCTGCTGATACCGGGGCCGAGGAAGCGTTCCCGACGCGCGTGGACGCGTTCATGAGCCTGGTTGAGGCCGGCTGGGACACCGACGTGGCCCGGCGCCCACACGGCCAGCACACCACCGTGGTCGTACACCTCGACATCGACAAGCCGGTCGCTGCGCTGCACCTGGGCCCGGTGCTCTCCGAGAATGAGCGGCGATATCTACTCTGTGATGCCACCTGCGAAGTCTGGTTCGAACGCCACGGCCGGCCGATCGGCGCCGGCCGGACCACCCGCACCATCAGCCGCCGGCTGCGCCGTGCGCTGGAGCACCGTGACCACTGCTGCGTGGTACCGGGCTGCGCCGCCACCCGAGGGTTGCACGCCCACCACCTCACCCACTGGGAGGACGGCGGCCTGACCGAACTGTCCAACCTGGTGCTGCTCTGCCCGTTCCACCACCGGCTGCACCATCGCGGGGGCATCACGCTCACCGGGCCGGCGGATCGGCTGGTCGTCACCGACAGCGAGGGCCGAAAACTCGAGGGCGGAGCGCTGGCCCGCCCACCCACCACACCGGCACCGTCGGTCCCGTCCTACCCCGGACCGACCGGGGAACGTGCCCAATGGTGGTGGTACCAACCCTTCGAACCACCGCCGCCACCACCGACGGTGAACTGA